The Ficedula albicollis isolate OC2 chromosome 6, FicAlb1.5, whole genome shotgun sequence genome has a window encoding:
- the RBP4 gene encoding retinol-binding protein 4 isoform X2 yields the protein MAHTERALPWLLLLSLALLGSSTAERDCRVSSFKVKENFDKTRYSGTWYAMAKKDPEGLFLQDNVVAQFTVDENGQMTATAKGRVRLFNNWDVCADMIGSFTDTEDPAKFKMKYWGVASFLQKGNDDHWVVDTDYDTYALHYSCRQLNADGTCADSYSFVFSRDPKGLPPDALKIVRQRQMDLCLDRKYRVIAHNGFCS from the exons ATGGCCCACACAGagagagctctgccctggctgctgctgctgtcactggccttgctgggcagcagcactgcagagcgGGACTGCCGAGTAAGCAGCTTCAAAGTCAAGGAGAACTTCGACAAGACCAGG TACAGTGGCACCTGGTATGCTATGGCAAAAAAAGATCCTGAGGGCCTGTTTCTTCAGGACAATGTGGTAGCCCAGTTCACCGTAGATGAGAATGGACAAATGACTGCCACTGCAAAGGGCAGAGTCAGACTCTTCAA TAACTGGGATGTCTGTGCTGACATGATCGGCTCTTTCACTGACACAGAGGATCCTGCCAAGTTCAAGATGAAGTACTGGGGTGTCGcctcttttctgcagaaaggaa ATGACGACCACTGGGTAGTGGACACAGATTACGATACATACGCTCTTCACTACTCCTGCCGCCAACTAAATGCAGATGGCACTTGTGCTGATAGCTACTCCTTTGTGTTCTCCCGGGACCCCAAGGGATTGCCTCCCGATGCACTGAAAATTGTCAGGCAAAGGCAGATGGATCTCTGTTTGGACAGAAAATACAGAGTTATCGCTCATAATG gATTTTGCTCTTAA
- the RBP4 gene encoding retinol-binding protein 4 isoform X1 codes for MAHTERALPWLLLLSLALLGSSTAERDCRVSSFKVKENFDKTRYSGTWYAMAKKDPEGLFLQDNVVAQFTVDENGQMTATAKGRVRLFNNWDVCADMIGSFTDTEDPAKFKMKYWGVASFLQKGNDDHWVVDTDYDTYALHYSCRQLNADGTCADSYSFVFSRDPKGLPPDALKIVRQRQMDLCLDRKYRVIAHNGFCS; via the exons atggCCCACACAGagagagctctgccctggctgctgctgctgtcactggccttgctgggcagcagcactgcagagcgGGACTGCCGAGTAAGCAGCTTCAAAGTCAAGGAGAACTTCGACAAGACCAGG TACAGTGGCACCTGGTATGCTATGGCAAAAAAAGATCCTGAGGGCCTGTTTCTTCAGGACAATGTGGTAGCCCAGTTCACCGTAGATGAGAATGGACAAATGACTGCCACTGCAAAGGGCAGAGTCAGACTCTTCAA TAACTGGGATGTCTGTGCTGACATGATCGGCTCTTTCACTGACACAGAGGATCCTGCCAAGTTCAAGATGAAGTACTGGGGTGTCGcctcttttctgcagaaaggaa ATGACGACCACTGGGTAGTGGACACAGATTACGATACATACGCTCTTCACTACTCCTGCCGCCAACTAAATGCAGATGGCACTTGTGCTGATAGCTACTCCTTTGTGTTCTCCCGGGACCCCAAGGGATTGCCTCCCGATGCACTGAAAATTGTCAGGCAAAGGCAGATGGATCTCTGTTTGGACAGAAAATACAGAGTTATCGCTCATAATG gATTTTGCTCTTAA